From a region of the Acinetobacter larvae genome:
- a CDS encoding DUF934 domain-containing protein, giving the protein MLNLDLAVLGKDGSISANSYQLIAEDGQLPAGDVLLSTAQLDLLPSIATKKALLITVEDSPEVNHFPLAELDCIFIEFAGFNDGRGYSFAALLRRQGFQGELRAVGDIFKDVLNYLKRSGFDSFVIKEGKDVAEEAAGLNDFSQAYQASTAIAQANYQTGA; this is encoded by the coding sequence ATGCTTAATTTAGATTTAGCGGTACTCGGCAAAGATGGCTCAATCTCAGCAAATAGTTATCAGTTGATTGCAGAAGATGGGCAGCTACCTGCTGGGGATGTATTGCTTAGCACAGCTCAGCTCGATTTACTGCCAAGCATAGCGACTAAAAAAGCTTTATTGATTACCGTAGAAGATTCACCTGAAGTCAATCATTTCCCTTTGGCTGAATTAGATTGTATTTTTATTGAATTTGCTGGTTTTAATGATGGTCGTGGTTATTCTTTTGCCGCACTATTACGTCGTCAGGGCTTTCAGGGAGAGTTGCGCGCAGTCGGGGATATTTTTAAAGATGTCTTGAACTATTTAAAACGTTCTGGCTTCGATAGCTTTGTGATTAAAGAAGGCAAAGATGTCGCAGAAGAGGCGGCTGGGTTGAATGACTTTAGCCAAGCTTATCAAGCCTCAACTGCCATTGCACAAGCCAACTATCAGACGGGCGCTTAA